The Planococcus donghaensis genome contains a region encoding:
- a CDS encoding alpha/beta hydrolase, translating to MWKWQAEGTAKAVVVLIHSAYEQHMRYAWQIEKWRSVGFHVYTGDLPGHGKNAGADNVHRESFDEYEQAVIEMLKLASDNDLPVFVIAHGLGATVAMNVLGHRKYNVAGAIFTSPWLQLKKLPPKALNTFPGVAQLTGRRKMDHGIELRHLTRDQFSFSQETESKLYHTVITAGWYKELQSYMKETAAAIEVYPQIPTCLYTAERDVITEKEAARQWLLKQQLTEFTYKEWKYCYHDIFQEPEKEEVFLAAQGFIHTVLRSVGYLIEE from the coding sequence ATGTGGAAATGGCAAGCTGAAGGCACAGCTAAAGCAGTAGTGGTGTTAATCCATAGTGCATATGAACAGCATATGCGGTATGCGTGGCAAATTGAAAAATGGCGATCGGTAGGCTTTCATGTGTACACAGGAGATTTACCGGGTCACGGCAAAAATGCCGGAGCTGACAACGTTCACCGCGAATCGTTTGATGAATATGAACAAGCGGTGATTGAAATGTTGAAACTGGCTTCAGATAATGATTTACCGGTATTTGTGATTGCCCATGGACTAGGTGCTACGGTAGCGATGAATGTGTTGGGGCATCGTAAATATAATGTAGCGGGAGCCATTTTCACGTCTCCTTGGCTACAGTTAAAAAAACTGCCACCAAAAGCACTAAACACTTTCCCAGGTGTTGCTCAATTAACGGGTCGCCGAAAAATGGACCACGGCATCGAATTGCGTCATTTAACGCGAGATCAGTTTTCTTTTAGTCAAGAAACAGAAAGCAAGCTGTATCATACGGTTATTACGGCGGGCTGGTATAAAGAATTACAAAGTTATATGAAAGAAACCGCTGCGGCTATTGAAGTATATCCACAAATTCCGACATGTTTGTATACGGCGGAGCGGGATGTAATCACGGAAAAAGAAGCGGCTCGTCAATGGTTACTAAAACAACAATTAACTGAGTTTACTTATAAAGAATGGAAATATTGCTATCATGATATTTTTCAAGAACCTGAAAAAGAAGAAGTTTTTCTAGCCGCACAAGGCTTTATCCATACCGTATTGCGTTCGGTTGGTTACTTGATCGAAGAATAA
- a CDS encoding LLM class flavin-dependent oxidoreductase: MALTYSVLDQSPISAGSSPQEALKHTAILAKYAEKWGYTRFWVSEHHDAPTLAGSSPELLLAHLGAVTSTIRLGSGGVMLPHYAAFKVAENFKLLEALYPGRIDAGMGRAPGGMPRASFALNEGKKRDTSLFPKQLDELRMYLTDSIPEDHPYYGMKATPVSPSSPPIWLLGSSRSSALLAAEKGLPYLFAHFINGEGGQSFTKEYRKQFKSYDGSKPYVGFAIFAVCQETQEKAEWVASSLDLSLSMGAQGMPSQGTPPPEKAVAYPYSKFEKLLVAENRRRMIVGTPQHVANQLEKLASEYGADEVMLVSAAYDFKDKLKTYELIAEEMKKRS, translated from the coding sequence ATGGCGTTAACGTATAGCGTATTAGACCAATCGCCAATTTCAGCAGGCAGTTCGCCGCAGGAAGCATTAAAACATACGGCCATACTTGCAAAGTACGCCGAGAAATGGGGCTATACGCGCTTTTGGGTATCAGAACATCACGATGCACCTACTTTAGCTGGCTCTTCTCCGGAACTGTTACTTGCGCATTTAGGAGCCGTCACATCTACCATTCGGCTCGGTTCAGGTGGTGTGATGTTGCCTCATTACGCGGCATTTAAAGTAGCCGAAAACTTCAAATTACTTGAAGCCTTGTATCCTGGAAGAATTGATGCAGGAATGGGGCGCGCTCCTGGCGGCATGCCGCGTGCTTCTTTCGCATTAAATGAAGGAAAAAAACGCGACACCAGCTTATTTCCTAAACAACTAGATGAGCTCCGGATGTATTTAACCGATTCTATTCCTGAAGATCACCCTTATTACGGCATGAAGGCGACACCAGTGTCACCCAGTAGTCCACCTATTTGGCTATTAGGATCGAGCAGAAGTTCAGCACTGCTCGCCGCAGAAAAAGGACTTCCTTATTTATTTGCCCATTTTATCAATGGAGAAGGCGGTCAATCTTTTACAAAAGAATACCGTAAGCAATTTAAATCGTATGATGGCAGTAAACCTTATGTCGGATTTGCGATTTTTGCTGTTTGCCAAGAAACGCAAGAAAAAGCAGAATGGGTAGCGTCTTCTTTGGATTTATCCCTGTCAATGGGCGCACAGGGCATGCCTTCACAAGGCACCCCACCACCCGAAAAAGCAGTTGCTTATCCATACTCTAAATTCGAAAAATTACTTGTCGCTGAGAATCGTCGCCGCATGATAGTGGGCACACCACAGCACGTTGCAAACCAACTAGAAAAATTAGCTTCTGAATACGGAGCAGATGAAGTTATGTTAGTTTCTGCAGCTTATGATTTTAAAGACAAACTCAAAACCTATGAATTGATTGCGGAAGAAATGAAGAAACGTTCATAA